The window GAGCGGATACAGCAAGTCGCCGAACTCGGAGGTCGCGAGAGCGAGCAGCGCCTCGAAGCGCGACCTCTCGAGCCAGATCTCCTCGGCGAGCAGCGGCACGTCGTCGATCAGCCGCAGGCGCGACAGGCTGATGACGGGCTCGCCGACGCCGATGCGCAGCGCCGAGGCGACAGCCGAGGTCGCCGGCATCGCCTTGCGCCGCAAGATACGGCTTTGCGGCACGCGGCGCTCGCCGCTCTCCGACTGGAAGCGGAAGAAGCGGAACAGCGAGGAATTGAACCGCGCGCGGCGCACGAAGGTGCCGCGGCCCTGCTGGCGCTCCAGCACGCCGTCGCTGACGAGTTGGTCGATCGCCTTGCGCACGGTGCCGATCGCGACGCCGTAATGCGCGCCGAGCTCGGCCTCGGAGGGAATCAGGTCTCCGGGACGCCATTCATTGCGATTGATGCGCACCGCGAGGTCGTCGCGGAGACGCTGGTAGCGCGGCAGGCGGTCGTCGAGAGTTGAATTCATATAGTCATCTATATGAGTAGATGATGCCACGTCAATCGCTACCTTATTACCTCAAGCCTGAATGCTGCGGCCTACCCCAATTGCCAGACGGGCACCGGGTGCTCGTAACCCCGCACCGGGATCTCGCCGCGCGAGACGGCGTCCGGGCACGCGTCGCCGAGCGCCTCGCGCACGGCAGAGGAGATCAGAAATTGCGAGCCGAGCTCCTTGTTGAGCGCCTCGAGCCGCGCGGCAAAATTCACGGTGTCGCCGATCACGGTGTATTCCTTGCGCCGCGGCGAGCCGATGTTGCCGGCGACGACCTCGCCGATATGGATGCCGATGCCGATGCGCAGCGGCCAGTTCGACCCGGCGTTGAACCGATCATTGGCCGCGAGCATCTCACGCGCGGCGGCGACCGCCTGATGCGCGGCGTCGCCGGCCTCGAACGGCGCCCCGAACAGCGCGAGAAAGCCGTCGCCGAGAAACTTGTTCACGATGCCGCCATGGCGATCGAGGATATCGACCAGCACTGCGAACGCGCCGTCGAGCCGATCGACCACCTCCTGCGGCGAGCGTGAGCGCGCGCCCGCGGTGAAGCTGCGGAAATCGACGAACATCACGGCGACACGGCGGATGTCGCTCGCGGTAGAGGCCCCCTCCGCCATCAGACGTTCGACCACCTGCGGCGAGACGTGCTGGCCGAACAGGTTGGTGATGCGATCGCGCGCGGTGGCAGCCATGATGCTGGCGCCGAACTGCCGCCGCAGCTGCATGCCGACGGTGCCCGCGAGCACGCCCGACACCAGGACCACCACACTGCGCGCGCAGTGATAGAAGAAATCCGGCGCGGGATCGAGCGTCCCGTCGGGACGATAATACATCGCTATCCAGAACAGCTCGGAGGCCGCGACAAAGCCGGTGAAGGTCGATAGCCAGAAATCCAGCCGCAAGGTCGAGGCGATGATGA of the Bradyrhizobium quebecense genome contains:
- a CDS encoding GntR family transcriptional regulator, which translates into the protein MNSTLDDRLPRYQRLRDDLAVRINRNEWRPGDLIPSEAELGAHYGVAIGTVRKAIDQLVSDGVLERQQGRGTFVRRARFNSSLFRFFRFQSESGERRVPQSRILRRKAMPATSAVASALRIGVGEPVISLSRLRLIDDVPLLAEEIWLERSRFEALLALATSEFGDLLYPLYEDRCGQVVVSADEILTVEIATEMQSRLLRLEANAPLIVIERLAFDLERRPIEWRRSRGPADRFRYHAEIR
- a CDS encoding adenylate/guanylate cyclase domain-containing protein; the encoded protein is MAGFRDEEKTGQDTTVSADFHHALMQEVMTTELLRIKVLIGIAVVFSVISSVIYFTAPDALVRVWHGNFKPSYLYSVIVPFILFELWVHSAIIRHQKQRRDLPIIRRYIGALIETSMPTVALGLHIDSMGPVAALGWVAPLVYFIFIIASTLRLDFWLSTFTGFVAASELFWIAMYYRPDGTLDPAPDFFYHCARSVVVLVSGVLAGTVGMQLRRQFGASIMAATARDRITNLFGQHVSPQVVERLMAEGASTASDIRRVAVMFVDFRSFTAGARSRSPQEVVDRLDGAFAVLVDILDRHGGIVNKFLGDGFLALFGAPFEAGDAAHQAVAAAREMLAANDRFNAGSNWPLRIGIGIHIGEVVAGNIGSPRRKEYTVIGDTVNFAARLEALNKELGSQFLISSAVREALGDACPDAVSRGEIPVRGYEHPVPVWQLG